The following coding sequences lie in one Silvanigrella aquatica genomic window:
- a CDS encoding sulfite exporter TauE/SafE family protein, whose amino-acid sequence MSFELSFFLYLLAGCGAGLMSGLLGLGGGVIVVPMLTFIFLHSSINPDIVIHLAIGTSLTAMIFTTLSATIAHNKLKRVEWNVLKKFAPGIILGVITGVLLSNSFDKKRLTIIFGIYLIFIATQMLFKKDPPLNSPTKPKLVKENTFTFSIGGIFIGLISGILGVGGGTLIIPFLTYFGRDMHKAIGTSAALGFFITIFGTIIFILLSSGNSNLPKGAIGFIYLPAVLGVSITSILFAPIGSKISVKLSPKILKRCFAILLYLISLKLLT is encoded by the coding sequence ATGTCTTTTGAACTCAGTTTTTTTTTATATCTTCTGGCAGGGTGCGGAGCAGGACTTATGTCAGGACTTCTGGGTCTTGGTGGAGGCGTGATTGTTGTTCCTATGCTCACATTTATTTTTTTACACAGTAGTATAAATCCCGATATTGTAATTCATCTTGCTATTGGTACTTCACTGACGGCCATGATTTTTACAACTTTATCTGCCACAATAGCGCATAATAAATTAAAAAGAGTAGAATGGAATGTGTTGAAAAAATTTGCGCCTGGAATTATTTTAGGTGTGATCACAGGAGTTTTATTATCCAATAGTTTTGACAAAAAAAGGTTAACAATTATTTTCGGAATTTATTTGATATTTATTGCAACGCAAATGCTTTTTAAAAAAGATCCACCACTGAACTCACCCACAAAACCCAAACTCGTAAAAGAAAATACATTTACTTTTTCCATTGGTGGCATATTTATTGGATTGATTTCTGGAATATTGGGCGTGGGAGGAGGAACACTTATTATTCCTTTTTTAACTTACTTTGGCAGAGACATGCATAAAGCAATAGGAACTTCTGCAGCATTAGGATTTTTTATAACAATTTTTGGAACCATTATTTTTATATTGTTAAGTTCTGGAAATTCGAACTTACCTAAAGGTGCCATTGGTTTTATTTATTTACCTGCAGTGCTAGGTGTCTCCATAACGAGCATTCTTTTTGCCCCTATTGGAAGTAAAATCTCAGTAAAATTATCTCCGAAAATTTTAAAAAGATGCTTTGCTATTCTTTTATATCTCATATCTTTAAAACTGTTAACTTAA